The following are from one region of the Gloeomargarita lithophora Alchichica-D10 genome:
- the rfbG gene encoding CDP-glucose 4,6-dehydratase, with the protein MTSSFWQDKSVLVTGHTGFKGSWLCLWLNLLGAKVYGFSLNPSTSPNLFAVARVSEVLIQDQRGDIRNLEAIRNAITLVQPEIIFHLAAQPLVRYSYQYPLDTFSINVTGTVNLLEAVRQCPSVQTIIVVTTDKVYANRNWIYPYRETDALGGQDPYSASKAMVEILVNSYRSSFFNTENSPKLFTVRAGNVIGGGDWSADRLIPDCFRALTQGTPIDLRYPQAIRPWQHVLEPLYGYLLLTEKSYKWHDNSYLGAWNFGLLVGQEKTVQELVEKLFQLWQKSTIINVTQNTHLYESEVLRLDSSQAICKLGWHPCWSVEEALEATVIWYKTWLEGQDMQEFTSQQIDTYQSMLA; encoded by the coding sequence ATGACATCTTCATTTTGGCAAGATAAATCCGTATTAGTGACTGGGCATACGGGATTCAAGGGTTCTTGGCTTTGTTTATGGCTCAATTTGCTAGGAGCTAAAGTCTATGGTTTCTCCCTCAATCCATCTACATCTCCCAACTTATTTGCAGTTGCCCGGGTATCAGAAGTTTTAATTCAAGATCAACGGGGTGACATTCGTAATTTAGAAGCAATCAGGAACGCTATAACTTTAGTTCAGCCAGAAATTATTTTTCATCTGGCGGCTCAGCCATTGGTTCGATATAGTTATCAATATCCTTTAGATACATTTTCTATTAACGTCACAGGGACAGTAAATTTACTAGAAGCAGTTCGTCAATGTCCATCGGTACAAACGATTATTGTTGTGACAACCGACAAGGTTTATGCTAATCGTAATTGGATTTATCCCTATAGAGAAACTGATGCTTTGGGCGGACAAGACCCCTATAGCGCCAGCAAAGCAATGGTTGAAATACTGGTTAATAGTTACCGCTCCAGCTTCTTTAATACAGAAAACTCTCCCAAACTCTTTACAGTACGAGCAGGAAATGTAATTGGAGGGGGTGATTGGTCTGCGGATAGGCTAATCCCTGATTGTTTCAGGGCATTGACCCAAGGTACACCGATAGATTTACGATACCCTCAAGCCATTCGTCCATGGCAACACGTTTTAGAACCACTATATGGATATTTATTGCTTACAGAAAAATCGTATAAGTGGCATGATAATTCTTACTTGGGAGCCTGGAATTTTGGCCTATTAGTTGGTCAAGAAAAAACGGTTCAAGAACTGGTAGAAAAACTATTTCAACTTTGGCAAAAATCCACAATAATTAACGTTACTCAAAACACTCACCTCTACGAATCTGAAGTTTTAAGATTAGATAGTTCGCAAGCAATTTGCAAACTTGGATGGCATCCGTGTTGGTCAGTTGAGGAAGCACTAGAAGCAACTGTAATATGGTATAAAACTTGGCTAGAAGGTCAGGATATGCAAGAATTTACCTCCCAGCAGATTGATACATATCAATCAATGCTCGCATGA
- the mfd gene encoding transcription-repair coupling factor, whose translation MTCASLCQYLAQLPLLQQWAQKIHPGQPLLLTGLPRFGKVLLVNALAQNQAQPVLVITANLEEAAQWTALTEQTGWPQVTCYPTAEASPYEPFDPEPETLWAQWQVLNDLQNPDPPNVVITTDRALQPHLPPPEVFAALCITINVQNRPTLTDLTQKLAALGYERVAQVNAEAQFSQRGDILDVYPVAQELPVRLEWFGDTLESLREFDPLTQRSLDALAAVRLTPVDYRALVLPQLPHLEPNLSGYRRFLGQAFPQVASLLSYLPSNTLFVIDEPQQCQLHHQRWWEQAQEQWERSAQSEGIPPLHTPWDAIQNQFINHTQIHCSEWNAGGGLNLSPRPIPSTPHQFAPLAALIRQQRSQCRTWILSAQPSRCVAVLQEHDCPAQFVPNAQDLNAIQRLGQDHTPIALKYTGLGELSGLWLPALGLLVLTDRELFGQHHLGTPTTNRRRRQARSLQVDPNRLQPGDYVIHRHHGCGQFLRLDKLEIDGQIREYLVLQYADGLLQVAVDQVGILSRYRGGGTQKPELHRLANKTWEKTREKVRKSLKKLAVNLLELYAKRAEQTRLPYPPDSPWQKELEDSFPYVLTPDQIKAIQAIKLDLEAPRPMDRLVCGDVGFGKTEVAIRAIFKVLIAGRQVALLAPTTVLAQQHYHTLKERFAPYPMHIALLNRFRSPQERKQILEKLQTGELDCVVGTHQLLSNTLKFRDLGLLVVDEEQRFGVNHKEKIKALKTSVDVLTLTATPIPRTLSMALSGLREMSLITTPPPSRRPIKTHLISCQPETIRTAIAQELDRGGQVFYVLPKIAGMEAAIGQIQQMIPSAKIMRVHGQLAPEELEVAMLAFSNGEADILVCTTIVESGLDIPRVNTIIIEDAHRFGLAQLYQLRGRVGRAGIQAHAWLTYPGDELLSGEAKARLRAIQEFTHLGSGYQLALRDLDIRGAGDLLGAEQSGQVAAVGFDLYLEMLQEAIQEVRGQEIPSVDDTQIDLNLTAFIPTNYMPDLEQKLQAYRTLATAENPQELTKIEQEWANVYGVLPAPVTQLILVMRVKLLAKSLGISRIRPDKPNVILETMMAQPAWQQLLEGLSAKLHSRFVYAPGKITVRGLATLQAGQQLEQLHHWLQSMYRQRMA comes from the coding sequence ATGACCTGCGCTTCCCTGTGCCAATACCTGGCGCAATTGCCCCTCCTCCAACAATGGGCGCAAAAAATTCACCCCGGCCAACCCCTACTGCTGACTGGCCTGCCCCGTTTTGGCAAGGTACTGCTGGTGAATGCCCTGGCTCAGAACCAGGCGCAACCTGTATTGGTGATCACCGCCAATTTGGAAGAAGCGGCGCAATGGACGGCTCTGACGGAACAAACCGGCTGGCCGCAGGTGACCTGTTATCCCACCGCCGAAGCCTCCCCCTACGAACCCTTTGACCCGGAACCGGAAACCCTCTGGGCGCAATGGCAGGTATTAAATGATTTGCAAAACCCCGACCCACCCAACGTCGTTATCACCACCGACCGGGCACTGCAACCCCACCTGCCCCCCCCGGAGGTTTTCGCCGCATTATGTATTACAATTAATGTACAAAACCGCCCCACCCTGACTGACCTGACCCAAAAATTGGCCGCCCTGGGCTACGAACGGGTGGCGCAAGTCAACGCCGAAGCCCAATTCAGCCAACGGGGGGACATCCTGGACGTTTATCCCGTTGCCCAGGAACTGCCCGTGCGGTTGGAATGGTTTGGGGATACGCTGGAATCCCTGCGGGAATTTGACCCGCTCACCCAACGCTCCCTCGATGCGCTGGCGGCGGTGCGGCTGACCCCGGTGGATTACCGAGCCTTGGTGTTACCGCAACTCCCGCATTTAGAACCCAACCTCAGCGGCTATCGGCGGTTTTTAGGCCAAGCGTTTCCCCAGGTGGCCTCCCTGTTGAGCTATCTGCCCAGCAATACATTGTTTGTCATTGACGAACCCCAACAATGCCAACTCCATCACCAACGCTGGTGGGAACAGGCCCAGGAGCAATGGGAACGCTCGGCGCAATCCGAGGGGATTCCCCCCCTGCACACCCCCTGGGATGCTATACAAAATCAGTTCATTAACCATACTCAAATCCACTGTTCCGAATGGAATGCCGGCGGTGGCCTTAACCTCAGTCCCCGCCCCATTCCCAGTACCCCGCACCAGTTTGCCCCCCTAGCGGCATTGATCCGCCAGCAGCGCTCCCAGTGCCGCACCTGGATTCTCTCGGCGCAACCCTCTCGCTGTGTGGCTGTATTACAAGAGCATGACTGTCCCGCCCAGTTTGTCCCCAACGCCCAAGACCTGAATGCGATCCAGCGGCTGGGGCAGGATCACACCCCCATTGCCCTGAAATACACGGGTTTGGGGGAATTATCTGGCCTGTGGCTACCCGCCCTGGGGTTGCTCGTCCTCACGGATCGGGAATTGTTTGGGCAACACCACCTGGGCACCCCCACCACCAACCGCCGTCGCCGCCAAGCCCGTTCCCTCCAGGTTGACCCCAACCGCCTACAACCGGGGGATTATGTCATCCATCGGCATCATGGCTGTGGTCAGTTTTTACGCCTGGATAAATTGGAAATTGATGGCCAAATTCGGGAATATCTGGTTTTACAATATGCCGACGGTTTACTGCAAGTGGCCGTGGATCAGGTGGGTATCCTGTCCCGGTATCGGGGGGGTGGCACCCAAAAACCCGAACTCCATCGTTTGGCGAATAAAACCTGGGAAAAAACCCGGGAAAAAGTCCGCAAAAGTCTCAAAAAATTAGCGGTTAACCTACTCGAACTCTACGCTAAACGAGCCGAGCAAACCCGTCTCCCCTATCCCCCCGATAGCCCCTGGCAAAAGGAACTAGAGGATTCTTTTCCCTATGTACTCACCCCGGATCAAATCAAAGCCATTCAAGCGATAAAACTGGATTTAGAAGCCCCCCGTCCGATGGATCGCCTGGTGTGCGGCGATGTGGGTTTTGGCAAAACAGAAGTGGCAATTCGGGCAATTTTTAAGGTTTTGATCGCAGGCAGACAAGTCGCTTTATTAGCCCCGACCACTGTATTAGCCCAACAACATTATCATACCCTCAAAGAGCGATTTGCCCCCTACCCCATGCACATCGCTTTACTAAATCGGTTTCGCAGTCCCCAGGAGCGCAAACAGATTTTAGAAAAATTACAAACCGGAGAATTGGACTGTGTGGTGGGGACGCATCAGCTACTAAGTAATACGCTAAAATTTCGAGATTTAGGCTTATTGGTGGTGGATGAAGAACAGCGCTTTGGCGTTAATCACAAAGAAAAAATTAAAGCCTTAAAAACTTCGGTAGATGTATTGACCTTAACCGCCACACCGATTCCCCGTACCCTGTCAATGGCTCTATCAGGATTGCGGGAAATGAGCTTGATTACGACCCCGCCCCCTTCCCGTCGTCCCATTAAAACCCATTTAATTTCCTGCCAACCGGAGACGATTCGCACCGCCATTGCCCAGGAATTGGATCGGGGGGGACAGGTGTTTTATGTCCTGCCCAAAATTGCTGGCATGGAAGCCGCCATTGGTCAAATTCAACAGATGATCCCCAGTGCCAAAATCATGCGGGTACATGGGCAATTAGCCCCGGAGGAATTAGAGGTTGCGATGCTGGCTTTTAGCAATGGAGAAGCGGATATTTTAGTATGCACAACCATTGTGGAATCCGGGTTAGATATTCCCCGCGTGAATACGATTATTATTGAAGATGCCCATCGCTTTGGTTTGGCGCAACTGTATCAACTACGGGGGCGGGTGGGGCGAGCGGGGATACAGGCTCATGCTTGGTTGACCTACCCTGGGGATGAATTGCTCAGTGGGGAGGCCAAAGCTCGTTTGCGCGCCATTCAAGAATTCACCCATCTCGGTTCCGGCTATCAACTGGCACTGCGGGATTTGGACATTCGGGGGGCGGGGGACTTGTTGGGGGCGGAACAGTCGGGACAGGTGGCCGCCGTGGGGTTTGACCTGTATCTGGAAATGTTGCAAGAGGCGATTCAAGAGGTGCGGGGGCAGGAAATTCCCAGCGTGGATGACACCCAAATTGATCTAAATTTAACCGCCTTTATTCCCACCAATTATATGCCCGATTTAGAACAAAAATTACAAGCCTATCGTACTTTGGCCACCGCAGAAAACCCCCAGGAATTAACCAAAATCGAACAGGAATGGGCCAACGTTTATGGGGTTTTACCCGCCCCCGTGACCCAACTAATTTTGGTGATGCGGGTGAAATTGCTCGCCAAAAGCCTGGGCATCAGCCGCATTCGTCCCGATAAACCCAATGTGATTTTAGAAACCATGATGGCGCAACCCGCTTGGCAACAACTGCTGGAGGGATTATCTGCGAAACTGCATTCCCGGTTTGTCTATGCGCCGGGGAAAATCACCGTCCGGGGATTGGCAACCCTGCAAGCCGGTCAGCAATTAGAACAACTGCATCACTGGCTCCAGTCTATGTACCGACAACGTATGGCATAA
- a CDS encoding NINE protein — MNPNPGYVLKISPPTAAVLVAGLQDWQERGLLQGATVALQIQQRQGEMDLTLSATTATQIPQLVQGLAAWAELNIITTPIQCKVTLPQLSEQLLVGLDQWLALGLLSDKGVRQFGQTYWCEPLAGTATPVTGGRMGGTPLATGTAYLLWALGFLGVCGLHRLYLGQVWPGLLWLFTLGLCGVGQLIDVFLIPNLTQAANRRRGLVPVAVTPAPARTPAPQPELLRSFRAELSVLWLALVGVFLVLLSSVVLAASVWDGLGTAGQYGLLWLYTLGFGAMALWLRSKNNVPLTALMLQGVTVILIPINFWTIDRLGLWSQGLPVLPLGAGLLLTGLGFWLQGRGAIPWGLGLVLLLPWLQSGWQYPAVIYSTVYGGSLLTTAVLSTALLGHGRRAQWPSLTWVGIFGGLGLLVVRAVFTPGVQYNDLALAIGLNGWLIVGLTRAQGIRIWGVVGWILTFLGWLMAIPVGLLPDGRWSWQAMVMVILLGELLVNRLRRTPEFPPLVGLFGLQLQALWLLWVAIPEAGRAQIRTWAEQGGGTLGMPTVLLSILWLPAVGLTLAARQWFQRQEAINLTRYSGILALALGSSLSVLSLANPTWRILVWGGCGWYLWAWVRSQISLPLGWIYLLQTLGLSTLLFAVERVAPQLPPGIWVLLLFTLAAGQWCWSCTDNFRGKTGWPVGLVLMGLGYWQWLEWLDGGNPTSWWVLSAFIPGIFLSILSWQPRCVAPRWWVGIALVSVVGSVVLLPGNLSIPGFLLGTGVAVVGAGRWPHGFPGMVALTLGFFLWEEILIETINGAWRTGMTTAFVLLVWAGRHYITHRLEPVKQIYAKICDWWAGIFSGAVLVYFTYIAYTKYQYIFEGITPEQVGVWAVGVVSLGLGYRLYQRVQPWAGYGLVWGLEVGLALGALLTSNPWLTLGLGNAGLGILALLILVWCRGLGTSLVGVPLFYGGVGALVGLGTPLTGVTGWMSLALGAIGLGVRRERARPLTYGSLAVITLGLYQFLVYQLLQLPAGKPGDGWMVLAALAVGLSYGYGGLSRWSVGRDWLNLTPEVVRRVGHGHWGLAVFLAAVRFNFPTSRNGVIGTAIILILCGVYALGYGRQRGAWVRGGLATLLAAWGDLLVLVVPETSLVNWAGTGASLLGVLLMSAPWERWGWADVRPWQSVGLLIPGVNVLLLAGIAGGNRVTWATLLVTAAFYAWSAKRDIRRSYVSLLLLDWGLLKFLREQGWQTFLIYGLIVGVSLLYIAQIDPYWQMDNTRKRRHFLRCVATGLIGVTAIWESQTAWVPGLLTMVLGLGLAGLGLRLRVRAYLFIGTLIFALQALIQTWIFITTYSILLWALGLGLGVMMLWVAATFETRRTQVMALMATFFQTGLASWE, encoded by the coding sequence ATGAATCCAAACCCAGGGTATGTGCTGAAAATTTCTCCCCCAACGGCGGCGGTATTGGTGGCGGGACTGCAAGACTGGCAGGAACGGGGGTTACTCCAGGGGGCAACGGTGGCACTTCAAATCCAGCAACGCCAAGGGGAAATGGATTTAACCCTCAGTGCCACGACCGCAACCCAAATTCCCCAGTTGGTGCAGGGGCTGGCGGCCTGGGCGGAGTTGAATATCATTACAACACCTATTCAATGTAAAGTTACTTTGCCGCAGTTGTCAGAACAATTATTGGTTGGTTTAGACCAATGGTTAGCCCTGGGATTGCTTTCGGACAAGGGGGTGCGGCAGTTTGGTCAGACCTATTGGTGTGAACCGCTGGCGGGGACAGCCACTCCGGTAACTGGGGGTCGAATGGGGGGGACACCTCTAGCTACGGGAACGGCTTATCTCCTGTGGGCATTGGGATTTTTGGGGGTATGTGGTTTACATCGTCTGTACTTGGGGCAGGTATGGCCGGGGTTGTTGTGGTTATTCACCCTGGGGTTGTGTGGGGTGGGGCAACTGATTGACGTGTTCTTGATTCCCAACTTGACCCAAGCGGCCAATCGGCGCCGGGGTTTGGTTCCCGTTGCGGTTACCCCTGCGCCTGCGAGAACACCTGCCCCCCAACCGGAATTATTGCGCTCGTTTCGGGCTGAGTTGAGCGTTCTGTGGCTGGCGCTGGTGGGGGTATTTTTGGTACTGCTTTCGTCAGTAGTACTGGCGGCCAGTGTGTGGGACGGTTTGGGTACGGCGGGACAGTATGGTTTGTTGTGGCTTTATACCCTGGGTTTTGGCGCAATGGCTTTGTGGTTACGTTCTAAAAACAATGTACCGCTCACTGCCCTGATGCTTCAGGGGGTAACGGTGATCCTGATTCCCATCAATTTCTGGACAATAGACCGGCTGGGGCTGTGGTCACAGGGATTGCCAGTTCTGCCCTTGGGAGCGGGTTTACTGCTGACGGGGCTGGGGTTTTGGTTGCAGGGGCGGGGGGCGATCCCCTGGGGGTTAGGGTTGGTATTGCTCCTGCCCTGGTTGCAATCGGGCTGGCAATATCCCGCAGTTATTTACAGTACGGTGTATGGGGGTAGTTTACTAACAACCGCTGTACTATCAACCGCTCTACTTGGGCACGGGCGGCGGGCACAATGGCCGAGTTTGACCTGGGTGGGCATATTTGGGGGGTTGGGGTTGCTGGTTGTGCGGGCGGTCTTTACCCCCGGTGTGCAGTACAATGACTTGGCTTTAGCGATTGGCTTAAATGGCTGGTTAATCGTTGGCTTAACCCGTGCCCAGGGAATCCGCATCTGGGGTGTAGTCGGTTGGATTTTAACGTTTTTAGGTTGGTTAATGGCGATCCCCGTGGGTTTGTTGCCCGATGGGCGATGGTCATGGCAAGCGATGGTGATGGTAATTTTACTGGGAGAATTACTGGTCAATCGCCTGCGCCGCACGCCAGAATTTCCGCCGTTGGTGGGGTTATTTGGTTTGCAATTGCAAGCGTTATGGTTACTCTGGGTGGCAATTCCAGAGGCGGGGCGGGCGCAGATTCGCACCTGGGCGGAACAGGGGGGGGGAACCCTGGGAATGCCCACGGTATTGCTGAGTATTTTGTGGTTACCGGCGGTGGGGTTGACCCTGGCGGCAAGGCAATGGTTTCAAAGGCAAGAAGCCATCAATTTAACTCGTTACAGCGGTATTTTGGCCTTAGCTTTAGGCAGTAGTTTGTCTGTATTGAGTCTAGCTAATCCCACCTGGCGCATCCTGGTTTGGGGTGGGTGTGGCTGGTACCTGTGGGCTTGGGTACGAAGCCAAATATCATTACCCCTGGGCTGGATTTATCTCCTGCAAACCCTGGGGTTAAGTACGCTTCTATTTGCTGTGGAGCGGGTGGCACCCCAATTACCTCCAGGGATTTGGGTACTGCTTTTGTTTACGTTGGCCGCTGGGCAATGGTGCTGGAGTTGTACGGACAATTTTCGGGGCAAAACCGGCTGGCCGGTGGGATTGGTGCTGATGGGATTGGGGTACTGGCAATGGCTGGAGTGGCTCGATGGCGGCAATCCGACCAGTTGGTGGGTGTTGAGTGCGTTTATCCCCGGAATTTTCCTCAGTATTTTGTCCTGGCAACCCCGGTGTGTTGCCCCCCGGTGGTGGGTGGGAATTGCTCTGGTGAGTGTGGTGGGCAGTGTGGTACTGCTCCCGGGAAATTTGAGCATTCCTGGTTTCTTGTTGGGAACCGGGGTGGCGGTGGTAGGTGCTGGGCGGTGGCCGCATGGATTTCCGGGGATGGTCGCTCTGACCCTGGGATTTTTCCTGTGGGAGGAGATATTAATCGAGACCATCAATGGGGCATGGCGAACCGGGATGACGACTGCTTTTGTCCTGCTGGTGTGGGCGGGTCGTCATTACATAACCCATCGCCTGGAACCCGTTAAGCAAATTTATGCCAAAATCTGTGACTGGTGGGCGGGAATTTTCAGTGGTGCCGTTTTAGTATATTTTACTTATATTGCTTATACAAAGTACCAATACATTTTTGAGGGGATCACGCCGGAGCAGGTCGGGGTCTGGGCGGTGGGGGTTGTCTCCTTGGGCTTGGGGTATCGGTTGTATCAACGGGTGCAACCCTGGGCGGGCTATGGTCTGGTATGGGGGTTGGAGGTCGGGCTGGCTTTGGGGGCGTTGTTGACATCGAATCCGTGGCTGACCTTGGGCTTAGGTAATGCGGGTTTAGGTATTTTAGCATTACTAATTTTGGTGTGGTGCCGGGGATTAGGCACATCCCTGGTGGGGGTTCCTTTGTTCTATGGGGGGGTGGGGGCGTTGGTGGGGTTGGGGACACCATTAACTGGCGTGACCGGTTGGATGTCGCTGGCGTTGGGGGCGATTGGCTTGGGGGTGCGGCGGGAGCGGGCACGACCGTTGACCTATGGCAGTTTGGCCGTTATCACCTTGGGTTTGTACCAATTTTTGGTGTACCAATTACTGCAACTTCCGGCGGGGAAACCGGGGGATGGCTGGATGGTCTTGGCGGCTCTGGCGGTGGGTTTGAGTTATGGCTATGGGGGGCTGAGCCGCTGGTCGGTGGGGAGAGACTGGCTCAATTTAACTCCTGAAGTCGTCCGCCGGGTGGGGCATGGTCATTGGGGGCTGGCGGTCTTTTTGGCGGCGGTGCGCTTTAATTTCCCCACCAGTCGCAATGGCGTGATTGGTACTGCAATTATATTGATATTGTGTGGCGTTTATGCCCTGGGGTATGGTCGTCAACGGGGGGCTTGGGTGCGGGGCGGTTTGGCAACCCTGTTGGCGGCCTGGGGTGATCTTTTGGTGTTGGTTGTCCCGGAAACTTCGCTGGTGAATTGGGCGGGGACGGGGGCAAGTTTGCTGGGTGTCCTGCTGATGTCTGCGCCCTGGGAGCGGTGGGGTTGGGCAGATGTGCGCCCTTGGCAGTCGGTGGGATTGCTGATACCGGGGGTGAATGTACTGTTGCTGGCCGGGATCGCCGGGGGCAACCGGGTGACATGGGCGACGTTGTTGGTCACGGCGGCGTTTTACGCTTGGTCAGCCAAAAGGGACATTCGCCGCAGTTATGTGAGTTTGCTGTTGTTGGACTGGGGTTTGCTGAAATTCCTCCGGGAGCAGGGTTGGCAGACATTTTTAATTTACGGGCTAATCGTGGGGGTGTCTTTACTTTATATTGCCCAAATTGACCCCTATTGGCAGATGGATAATACCCGCAAACGGCGGCATTTTTTACGCTGTGTGGCGACGGGGCTGATCGGGGTGACGGCGATTTGGGAATCCCAGACCGCTTGGGTGCCGGGATTACTCACGATGGTTTTGGGGCTGGGGCTGGCGGGTTTGGGGTTGCGCCTACGGGTGCGGGCTTATCTGTTCATCGGTACGCTGATTTTTGCCCTGCAAGCCCTGATTCAGACGTGGATTTTTATTACAACGTATAGTATTTTACTCTGGGCATTGGGGCTGGGATTGGGGGTAATGATGCTGTGGGTGGCGGCCACCTTTGAAACCCGCCGCACGCAGGTGATGGCGTTGATGGCGACGTTTTTCCAGACCGGTTTAGCCAGTTGGGAGTGA
- the rfbF gene encoding glucose-1-phosphate cytidylyltransferase, which produces MKAVILAGGMGTRLAEETHLRPKPMVEIGGKPILWHIMKIFSAHGINDFIICCGYKGYMIKEYFANYFLHMSDVTFDMANNQMYVHQKYVENWKVTLVDTGENTLTGGRLKRVEPYIEKEEAFCFTYGDGLSNINISNLLQFHQEHGKWATMTAIQPTGRYGAIALDGIFIRDFVEKPPGDGGWVNGGFFVLSPRCLDLIEGDMTSWEYFPLQKLINKGELTAYTHHGFWQAMDTLRDKNHLEELWCSGQAPWKIW; this is translated from the coding sequence ATGAAAGCAGTCATTTTAGCGGGTGGCATGGGAACAAGGCTGGCGGAGGAAACTCATCTTAGACCCAAGCCTATGGTCGAAATTGGGGGCAAACCCATTCTTTGGCACATTATGAAGATTTTTTCTGCCCACGGAATTAACGATTTTATTATCTGTTGTGGTTATAAAGGCTATATGATTAAAGAATATTTTGCGAATTATTTTTTGCATATGTCTGATGTGACTTTTGATATGGCAAATAATCAAATGTATGTGCATCAAAAATACGTTGAAAACTGGAAAGTAACCTTGGTTGATACAGGGGAAAATACGCTCACAGGTGGTAGGTTAAAACGGGTAGAACCCTACATTGAAAAGGAAGAAGCATTTTGTTTTACCTATGGAGATGGTCTATCTAATATTAACATTTCAAATTTATTACAATTTCATCAAGAACATGGTAAATGGGCAACAATGACGGCAATACAACCCACTGGCCGATATGGGGCAATTGCTTTGGATGGTATTTTTATTAGGGATTTTGTGGAAAAACCACCTGGGGATGGCGGCTGGGTGAATGGCGGTTTTTTCGTTCTTTCACCCCGTTGTTTAGATTTAATCGAAGGGGATATGACTTCTTGGGAATATTTTCCGTTGCAAAAATTGATCAACAAAGGAGAATTAACGGCTTATACCCATCATGGTTTTTGGCAAGCAATGGACACTTTAAGGGACAAAAATCACTTAGAAGAGTTATGGTGTAGCGGTCAGGCTCCTTGGAAAATATGGTGA
- the hemH gene encoding ferrochelatase: MSHRLGVLLLNLGGPERLEDVRPFLYNLFADPEIIRLPLPWLQKPLAWFIATMRHRRSRENYRQIGGGSPIRHITEEQANALAQQLYQTGHPAQVYIGMRYWHPFTEEAIAQIERDGVEKLVILPLYPQYSISTSGSSLRLLERLRQTGTYLAQIEHTVIPYWYQRPGYIGAMVDLIRQTLYGLPAPDRVHLLFSAHGVPRSYVDKDGDPYQEQIEICVELIVKALDCPNAHTLTYQSRVGPVEWLQPYTEDVIPELGAQGVRDLLVIPISFVSEHIETLQEIDMEYRELAHQSGIIHFHRVPALNTHPRFIQDLAAAVVEANTASSVPLNQVINLQKPVKIYPQERWQWGLTPAAEVWNGRLAMVGFMALLMEMVTGWGPLHLVGLM; the protein is encoded by the coding sequence GTGAGCCATCGCCTGGGGGTGCTGTTATTGAATTTGGGGGGACCGGAGCGGTTGGAGGATGTGCGACCGTTCCTGTACAACCTATTTGCCGACCCGGAGATCATCCGTTTACCCTTGCCCTGGTTGCAAAAGCCCTTGGCCTGGTTCATTGCCACCATGCGCCACCGGCGTTCCCGGGAAAACTACCGGCAGATTGGTGGCGGTTCTCCCATTCGTCACATCACGGAAGAGCAAGCCAACGCCCTCGCCCAGCAGTTGTACCAGACGGGGCATCCGGCGCAGGTTTACATTGGGATGCGCTACTGGCATCCGTTTACGGAGGAAGCCATTGCCCAAATTGAGCGGGATGGGGTAGAAAAACTGGTGATTTTGCCCCTGTATCCCCAGTACTCGATCAGTACGAGCGGTTCGAGCTTGCGGCTGCTGGAACGTCTGCGCCAAACGGGGACGTACCTCGCCCAGATTGAGCATACGGTGATTCCCTATTGGTATCAGCGACCGGGGTACATTGGGGCGATGGTGGATTTGATTCGCCAAACCCTGTATGGCCTGCCCGCTCCCGATCGTGTGCATTTATTATTCAGTGCCCACGGGGTTCCCCGCAGTTATGTGGACAAAGACGGCGACCCCTACCAGGAACAGATTGAAATCTGCGTTGAGCTAATTGTCAAAGCTTTGGATTGTCCCAACGCCCACACCCTGACCTACCAAAGTCGTGTCGGGCCGGTGGAATGGTTGCAACCCTATACGGAGGATGTGATCCCGGAGTTGGGGGCGCAGGGGGTGCGGGATTTGCTGGTGATTCCCATCAGCTTTGTTTCCGAACATATTGAAACTTTGCAAGAAATTGATATGGAATACCGGGAATTGGCACATCAAAGCGGCATTATTCATTTTCATCGGGTGCCTGCGTTGAATACCCATCCCCGTTTTATTCAGGATTTGGCGGCAGCGGTTGTTGAGGCTAACACTGCCTCTTCGGTGCCCCTGAATCAGGTGATTAACCTACAAAAACCGGTGAAAATTTACCCCCAGGAGCGTTGGCAGTGGGGATTGACTCCGGCGGCTGAGGTGTGGAATGGCCGGTTGGCGATGGTAGGTTTTATGGCTCTATTAATGGAAATGGTTACCGGCTGGGGGCCTTTACATTTGGTGGGTTTGATGTAG